One Elaeis guineensis isolate ETL-2024a chromosome 10, EG11, whole genome shotgun sequence genomic window carries:
- the LOC105052774 gene encoding probable N-acetyltransferase HLS1-like, whose translation MDLKHGSMDNNVVVREFNREKDWEVVEKLERNCEVGSRKDYSILTNTLGDPLCRVRLHPLHVMLVAELVGDGEVVGVVRGCMKCVGTGLETGQVWMSYILGLRVSPKHRRMGIGLKLMKSVEAWAERNGARYVFLATEENNAASINLFVLKCDYIKLSSLAILFQPLEACSKKNPSGDVRIEKLTVEKAISLYKDRLGGEKFFPADIDVILKEDLSLGTWVSYFKEEHWDGLHCKENDKEFLSKTPSSWAILSMWKTYEVYKLQVKGAPSVRCINTTLTHIRSKILGCLRAPSSCELLAGPFGFLFLYGLHGEGERMGDLMKFLWCFALSLAKDVTDCKAIVTEVSNCDPLCGHLSWGSSISRINDVWFLKKLGGGAGNDSINWTAASQLSRVFVDPRDF comes from the exons ATGGATCTCAAGCATGGTAGCATGGACAACAATGTGGTCGTCAGGGAATTCAACAGGGAAAAGGACTGGGAGGTGGTAGAGAAGCTTGAGAGGAACTGCGAGGTTGGGTCTAGAAAAGATTACTCCATCCTTACTAACACGTTAGGAGACCCCCTATGTAGGGTTAGGCTTCATCCTCTCCATGTTATGTTG GTTGCTGAGTTGGTGGGAGATGGAGAGGTGGTTGGAGTGGTGAGAGGCTGCATGAAGTGTGTGGGAACTGGCCTTGAGACTGGCCAAGTGTGGATGAGCTACATCCTTGGCCTTAGGGTCTCCCCTAAGCATag GCGTATGGGAATTGGACTAAAGCTCATGAAATCAGTTGAAGCTTGGGCAGAAAGAAATGGAGCACGATATGTTTTCTTGGCCACAGAGGAGAACAATGCTGCCTCCATAAATCTTTTTGTTCTTAAATGTGATTACATAAAACTAAGCTCTTTAGCAATATTGTTTCAACCACTTGAAGCTTGTAGCAAGAAGAACCCATCTGGTGATGTGAGGATAGAGAAGCTGACTGTTGAGAAAGCTATTTCATTATATAAAGATCGACTCGGAGGTGAGAAATTCTTTCCGGCCGACATTGATGTCATTCTTAAAGAAGATCTCAGCCTTGGTACGTGGGTGTCATACTTCAAGGAAGAGCATTGGGATGGTTTGCATTGCAAAGAGAATGATAAAGAGTTCCTTAGCAAAACTCCAAGCTCTTGGGCCATCCTTAGCATGTGGAAGACTTACGAAGTTTACAAGCTTCAGGTAAAAGGAGCACCTTCAGTTAGGTGTATTAATACTACTCTTACCCATATAAGATCCAAAATCCTCGGTTGTTTAAGAGCTCCTTCATCTTGTGAACTTCTCGCTGGTCCATTTggttttctcttcctctatgggCTTCATGGTGAAGGGGAGAGAATGGGTGatcttatgaaatttttgtggTGCTTTGCTCTTAGTTTGGCCAAGGATGTGACTGACTGCAAAGCTATTGTCACTGAGGTGAGTAATTGTGACCCTCTATGTGGGCATTTGTCATGGGGATCCTCCATATCACGCATCAATGATGTATGGTTTTTGAAGAAGTTGGGTGGTGGTGCAGGAAATGACAGTATCAATTGGACTGCTGCATCTCAACTATCCCGGGTTTTTGTTGATCCAAGAGATTTTTGA